Below is a window of Bifidobacterium asteroides DNA.
GTCGCAGAGTAGCAAATCCTGGGGTCAACGGCCATCTTCAATCCGTTGACCCCGATCACCCCTTAACGATCCTTCGGAATAGGGATCCGGGCTTAAGCAGGAGGCCTTCCCGCAGCAGGTATATGCGCGGGAAGGCCTCCTTATGTCTTGCAGGGGATTGCCTGCTCTAAAAGTTGCCGCCGTTCCAACCCCAGTCGGTAGTGGCCGTGTAGCGAATGTAGATGCGGTCCTTGGGGATGGACAGCTCAGATTCCAGTGTGTCCATGATGGTCTTGGTCAGGCTTTCCCAGGCGGACTTGGGGACAGCGCTGCCGAAGACGTTGACCTCGACATAGGCTGCGGGCTTGCTGTCATCACCACCGAAGTAGATGGGCATGTCCGACTCGAAGGGGCACATGAGCCAGCCTTCAGACTTACCGGGGACAGCGGTGATGGCCTTGCCGTAGGCGGTCTTGATCCGATTGCGCTGTTCGGCAGTAAGGGGTGTGCTTACGTGAGTGTGGATGACGGGCATGGCGCTTCCTTTCCGGTCCGTCCGGCCATGACCCAATCAAGACGATTCGGCCCGCCTGGCGGATGGCTGACTATACTTCCGTCTCCCATAGTAGCCTCGACCAGATTGATGAGCTCAGCGCCAGCCGAAGGGCCGGTGACGCAGGGACCAGGCGCCCAAACGGTGAGCCACTGAACGCGGGTTGACCGGCTTGCCAGGCGCGGGCGCGTCCAGCAGCCACTTGCGGATCAGGAAGTTCCAGATGGCCACCACCACGGTGGCTGTGATCTTCGCGATGTTTGAATAGAGCAGGTAGCGGGCGTGCATGGTGGTGATGGCATCCGGGGGCAGCATGGCAGTGCCTGTCCACAGGATTACTTCGTTGATCCCCAGGCCGATGACCGAGGAGACCAGGAAGACCGTCATTTCCATCCACCGGGCCATGTCTTCCCGATGCTTGAAGACGTAGCGCATGCTGGCCAGGTAGTTGAAGACCAGTGAGATCAG
It encodes the following:
- a CDS encoding phenylpyruvate tautomerase MIF-related protein; translation: MPVIHTHVSTPLTAEQRNRIKTAYGKAITAVPGKSEGWLMCPFESDMPIYFGGDDSKPAAYVEVNVFGSAVPKSAWESLTKTIMDTLESELSIPKDRIYIRYTATTDWGWNGGNF
- a CDS encoding GtrA family protein → MRRLIGQLLKFGIVGIIAFLIDIGIMNLLIMGPHLNNVLAGAISFLISLVFNYLASMRYVFKHREDMARWMEMTVFLVSSVIGLGINEVILWTGTAMLPPDAITTMHARYLLYSNIAKITATVVVAIWNFLIRKWLLDAPAPGKPVNPRSVAHRLGAWSLRHRPFGWR